One window of the Chryseotalea sp. WA131a genome contains the following:
- the pgi gene encoding glucose-6-phosphate isomerase, whose translation MLSTIDPSETSAWQKLTGHFLTMQATHLRELFEEDPQRFEKFQLKLNDILIDYSKNIVTEETMGLLVELAKETELKAAIEAMFNGDKINRTENRSVLHVALRNRSNSPILVDGKDVMPEVNNILAQMKDFSDRLIGGSWKGYSGKAITDIVNIGIGGSDLGPLMVTEALKPYWKNITPHFVSNVDGTHIAETLKKLNPETTLFIIASKTFTTQETMTNAESAKQWFLNKTANAGDVSKHFVAVSTNTKAVTTFGIAPENMFVFWDWVGGRYSLWSSIGLSIACTIGFENFEQLLEGAHQADNHFKNEPFEKNIPVVLALLGIWYVNFFDSSSEAILPYDQYLHRFAAYFQQGNMESNGKSVNREGHAFHYQTGPVIWGEPGTNGQHAFYQLIHQGTKMIPCDFIAPAISHNPISDHHDKLLSNYFAQTEALMMGKTEEEVKAELKAAGFSADDIEFHKPYRVFAGNRPTNSILFKKLTPQVLGSLIAFYEHKIFVQGVIWNIFSFDQWGVELGKVLAKKILPELTSSEVVSTHDSSTNGLINYFKRLKQV comes from the coding sequence ATGCTTTCCACCATCGATCCTTCTGAAACCAGTGCCTGGCAAAAACTGACTGGCCACTTTTTAACCATGCAGGCTACCCACTTGCGCGAACTCTTTGAAGAAGACCCGCAACGCTTCGAAAAATTTCAATTGAAACTCAATGATATTTTAATTGATTACTCAAAAAATATAGTCACAGAAGAAACGATGGGCCTATTGGTTGAATTGGCCAAGGAAACAGAACTAAAAGCCGCCATTGAAGCAATGTTCAACGGGGATAAAATCAATCGAACCGAAAATCGCTCTGTACTCCACGTGGCACTCCGCAACCGCAGCAACTCCCCAATTTTAGTGGATGGCAAAGATGTAATGCCCGAGGTGAACAACATATTGGCACAGATGAAAGATTTTTCAGATCGATTGATCGGTGGGAGCTGGAAAGGATATTCTGGCAAAGCCATCACCGATATTGTAAACATTGGCATCGGAGGATCTGACCTAGGGCCTTTGATGGTAACGGAAGCGCTAAAGCCATATTGGAAAAATATCACTCCTCATTTTGTTTCAAATGTAGACGGAACACATATCGCGGAAACGCTAAAAAAATTGAACCCTGAAACCACACTGTTCATTATTGCGTCCAAAACTTTTACCACGCAAGAAACTATGACCAATGCCGAATCGGCCAAGCAATGGTTTTTGAACAAGACAGCTAATGCAGGCGATGTATCGAAACACTTTGTGGCGGTATCTACCAATACAAAAGCGGTGACAACCTTTGGCATTGCGCCTGAAAATATGTTTGTGTTTTGGGATTGGGTGGGCGGCCGCTATTCGTTGTGGTCGTCTATCGGCCTATCCATTGCCTGCACCATTGGCTTCGAAAATTTTGAACAACTGCTGGAAGGAGCACACCAAGCCGACAATCATTTTAAGAACGAACCCTTCGAAAAAAATATACCGGTTGTACTTGCCTTGCTGGGGATTTGGTACGTGAATTTCTTTGATTCAAGTTCGGAAGCCATTCTTCCATACGATCAATACTTGCATCGATTTGCTGCCTACTTTCAACAAGGCAACATGGAGAGCAATGGTAAGTCTGTGAATCGCGAAGGTCATGCTTTTCATTATCAAACGGGGCCGGTGATTTGGGGCGAACCAGGCACCAATGGCCAGCATGCCTTCTATCAATTAATTCACCAAGGCACAAAAATGATTCCATGCGATTTCATTGCGCCCGCTATCAGTCACAATCCAATTAGCGACCATCACGATAAATTGCTGTCAAATTATTTTGCCCAAACCGAAGCATTGATGATGGGCAAAACAGAAGAAGAAGTAAAAGCAGAATTGAAAGCTGCTGGTTTCTCTGCCGATGATATCGAATTTCACAAACCGTATCGTGTATTTGCGGGCAATCGTCCAACCAATTCAATTCTATTCAAGAAGCTTACACCGCAGGTGTTGGGAAGTTTGATTGCCTTTTACGAACACAAAATTTTTGTGCAAGGGGTGATTTGGAACATCTTCAGTTTCGACCAGTGGGGCGTTGAATTGGGAAAGGTTTTGGCAAAAAAGATTTTACCTGAACTCACTTCTTCCGAGGTTGTTTCAACTCACGATTCATCCACCAACGGATTAATCAATTATTTCAAACGATTGAAACAAGTATAG
- a CDS encoding STAS domain-containing protein: protein MKYTIDKQEKYTLIRLHEEKLDSTAAPQLKSEMVTLHAEGVRNIILDLSEVKYTDSSGLSALLVGNRILQEDGGIFVLTQLSDHTTKLIKISQLDSVLNILPTVEEGIDSVFMHEMEKDMKSEE, encoded by the coding sequence ATGAAATACACCATCGACAAACAAGAAAAGTACACGCTGATTCGCTTGCACGAAGAGAAATTAGATTCAACAGCCGCACCGCAGCTAAAGTCAGAAATGGTGACGTTGCATGCGGAAGGCGTTCGCAATATCATTCTTGATTTGAGTGAAGTGAAGTACACTGATTCATCCGGCCTTAGTGCATTGCTTGTAGGCAATAGGATCTTGCAAGAAGACGGAGGCATTTTCGTGCTTACCCAGTTATCAGACCATACCACCAAACTGATTAAGATTTCGCAATTGGATAGCGTGTTGAATATTTTGCCAACGGTTGAAGAAGGGATCGACTCGGTGTTTATGCACGAGATGGAGAAGGACATGAAAAGTGAAGAATAA
- a CDS encoding M28 family peptidase, whose product MKYSALVVLLMVSTLSFSQKSILGYSKESGEAQLKAEEKFDSYLSTKNIEDWIKRLSARPHHVGSPYGKANAEYMRDLFKSWGYDAELETYYVLFPTPKSRLLELMGSNPYKAKLEEPALKEDGTSNQKSEQLPVYNCWSPDGDVTGELVFVNYGVPDDYIQLERMGIDVKGKIVIAKYGGSWRGIKPKVAQEHGAIGCIIYSDPQGDGYFQGDVYPKGPFKNEFGAQRGSVLDMPIYPGDPLTPNYGSTQEAKRIDRKDAPNLLKIPVLPISYSDAKPLLQALGGPVAPEKWRGALPITYHVGPSVAKVRLKLEFNWDTKPAYNVIAKIRGTQFQDEWVIRGNHHDAWVNGANDPVSGMAALLEEARGVSELMKTGWKPKRTIIYCAWDAEEPSLMGSTEWVEDHWDELSDKAVAYINSDSNGRGFFDADGSHTLETMVNEIAKEVIDPQTGVTVLERRKSADATQASTVKAKKEILAKKNLSIGALGSGSDYSPFIQHLGIASLNLGFGGEDAGGEYHSIYDSYDHYKRFKDPTFEYGVALAKTAGRATMRLTNADVLPFDFKAFQKTVSTYATEVTSLIETMRESTEVENQMIAEKRYVLANDPTEKFIPPASKEPVPFLNFSSLQNAVANLEKSAATFSDLYAANPKPNTNIVNLNKLLFQSERKLLSETGLPRRPWYKHTIYAPGFYTGYGVKTLPGIREAIEQRNWKEAQEQIESVTSALIKFSVQVDAANKILMMR is encoded by the coding sequence ATGAAATATTCTGCCCTCGTAGTGCTGCTAATGGTAAGCACCCTCTCCTTTTCCCAAAAGTCAATTTTAGGTTACAGCAAAGAATCTGGAGAAGCGCAATTGAAAGCTGAAGAGAAATTTGATAGTTACCTGTCCACCAAAAATATTGAGGATTGGATCAAGCGGTTATCTGCCCGTCCTCACCATGTGGGTTCGCCCTATGGCAAGGCCAATGCGGAATACATGCGCGATCTATTTAAAAGTTGGGGCTACGATGCCGAGTTGGAAACGTATTACGTCCTCTTCCCTACTCCAAAATCTCGCCTGCTCGAATTAATGGGCAGCAATCCTTACAAAGCAAAATTGGAAGAACCTGCTTTGAAAGAAGACGGCACCTCCAATCAAAAATCGGAACAACTGCCTGTGTACAACTGTTGGTCGCCTGATGGAGATGTAACAGGAGAATTGGTATTCGTGAATTACGGTGTGCCGGACGACTACATTCAATTGGAGAGAATGGGCATAGACGTGAAAGGCAAAATTGTGATTGCCAAATACGGTGGATCTTGGCGTGGCATCAAACCCAAAGTGGCGCAAGAACATGGCGCGATTGGTTGCATTATTTATTCTGACCCACAGGGCGATGGCTATTTTCAAGGAGATGTTTATCCCAAAGGGCCATTTAAAAATGAGTTTGGCGCGCAGCGCGGTTCGGTGTTGGATATGCCCATCTATCCAGGCGATCCGCTCACCCCTAACTATGGCTCTACGCAAGAGGCCAAGCGTATCGACCGAAAAGATGCCCCCAACTTATTGAAGATTCCGGTATTGCCTATTTCATACAGTGATGCAAAACCACTGCTACAAGCATTGGGCGGGCCGGTTGCACCCGAAAAATGGAGAGGCGCGTTGCCGATCACCTATCATGTGGGGCCAAGTGTAGCCAAGGTTCGTTTAAAGTTAGAATTCAATTGGGACACCAAGCCAGCCTATAACGTCATTGCAAAAATCCGCGGAACGCAATTTCAAGATGAGTGGGTCATTCGAGGAAACCATCATGATGCATGGGTAAATGGGGCGAACGATCCTGTCAGTGGCATGGCAGCATTGTTGGAAGAAGCCAGAGGTGTTTCTGAATTGATGAAGACAGGATGGAAACCAAAGCGAACAATCATCTACTGCGCGTGGGATGCCGAAGAACCTTCTTTGATGGGTTCAACCGAATGGGTGGAAGATCATTGGGATGAACTATCCGATAAAGCAGTTGCGTATATTAATTCTGATTCCAATGGCAGAGGATTTTTTGATGCCGATGGATCGCACACGCTCGAGACCATGGTGAACGAAATTGCCAAAGAAGTGATCGATCCTCAAACTGGCGTTACGGTTTTAGAGAGAAGGAAATCTGCAGACGCAACTCAGGCTTCTACCGTGAAAGCAAAAAAAGAAATACTGGCTAAAAAAAACCTGTCCATTGGGGCACTCGGCTCTGGTTCAGATTACTCACCTTTCATCCAGCATTTGGGTATTGCCTCCTTAAACCTTGGCTTCGGTGGCGAAGATGCCGGTGGTGAATATCATTCCATTTATGATTCGTACGATCACTACAAGCGTTTCAAAGATCCAACGTTTGAGTATGGTGTGGCACTGGCGAAAACAGCGGGGCGCGCTACCATGCGCTTGACCAATGCAGATGTGTTACCGTTTGATTTTAAAGCCTTTCAAAAAACAGTGAGTACGTACGCAACAGAAGTCACCTCTTTGATTGAAACCATGCGTGAATCTACCGAAGTAGAAAATCAAATGATTGCAGAAAAGCGTTACGTGTTGGCCAACGACCCTACCGAAAAATTTATTCCACCCGCAAGTAAAGAACCAGTACCCTTTTTAAATTTTTCAAGTCTGCAAAATGCCGTGGCAAATTTAGAAAAGAGCGCAGCCACTTTTTCTGATTTGTATGCGGCCAACCCCAAACCGAATACCAATATTGTCAACCTAAACAAACTATTGTTTCAATCGGAAAGAAAACTGCTATCCGAGACCGGACTGCCACGAAGACCTTGGTACAAGCACACGATTTATGCACCTGGTTTTTATACAGGATACGGTGTGAAGACACTGCCAGGAATCAGGGAAGCCATCGAACAACGAAATTGGAAAGAAGCGCAGGAGCAGATTGAATCGGTTACGTCTGCACTCATTAAGTTTTCTGTGCAAGTAGATGCCGCCAATAAAATATTGATGATGCGGTGA
- a CDS encoding sterol desaturase family protein gives MFKQQWMEALSKVHYSVPLFIFVPLISYFAWTGLTQPGITTVNCILTVLAGLLAWTLTEYVMHRFIFHYQPNTEWGKKLHFIFHGVHHDYPNDAKRLVMPPSMSIPLATAFYFLFKATVPVLYLNTFFASFLAGYLCYDMFHYAFHHGTFTNPILKKLKQHHMQHHYADADRGYGVTSVLWDIIFRSELKK, from the coding sequence ATGTTTAAACAACAATGGATGGAGGCGTTATCGAAAGTGCATTACTCCGTGCCTTTGTTCATATTTGTGCCGCTCATATCTTACTTTGCTTGGACAGGCTTGACTCAGCCGGGTATTACCACCGTCAATTGTATTCTTACCGTTCTAGCTGGCCTATTGGCATGGACGCTTACCGAATACGTTATGCACCGATTTATTTTCCATTATCAGCCCAATACAGAATGGGGTAAAAAATTGCATTTTATCTTTCATGGTGTTCACCACGATTATCCCAACGATGCCAAACGATTGGTTATGCCACCTTCCATGAGCATCCCACTGGCCACAGCTTTCTATTTTTTGTTTAAGGCTACCGTTCCTGTGTTGTATCTGAATACCTTTTTTGCTTCTTTCCTTGCGGGATACTTGTGCTACGATATGTTTCACTATGCCTTTCACCACGGCACGTTCACCAACCCCATCCTGAAAAAGCTAAAGCAACACCACATGCAGCACCATTATGCTGACGCAGACAGAGGATATGGTGTCACTTCTGTGTTGTGGGATATTATCTTCCGTTCGGAGTTGAAAAAGTAG
- the pfkA gene encoding 6-phosphofructokinase: MENKISKIGVFTSGGDAPGMNAAIRAVVRAAIYYKKEVYGIMQGYEGMIDGDIVKLGARSVGNIIQRGGTILKTARSQEFRTKEGREKAFQNIKKNGIDGLVAIGGDGTFTGLHKFYEEYQIPSICIPGTIDNDLAGTDYTIGFDTATNTAVEAIDKIRDTAISHNRLFFIEVMGRNSGYIAINCGIAGGAVSTIIPEESITMDELFAKLDEGGKTNKKSSLIVVAEGSKIGSAMELAHKFSERNNYFDIKVTILGHLQRGGTPTYFDRVLASKMGVAAVEGLLNGQKDVMVGIRDNKIVYNSFETIINHHHEIDNESLRISKILSI; the protein is encoded by the coding sequence ATGGAGAATAAAATTTCAAAGATTGGTGTGTTCACTTCAGGTGGCGATGCACCGGGGATGAATGCAGCAATCCGTGCCGTGGTTCGTGCTGCTATCTATTATAAGAAAGAAGTGTACGGCATCATGCAAGGTTACGAAGGCATGATTGATGGTGACATTGTGAAGTTGGGTGCTCGTTCGGTGGGCAACATCATTCAACGGGGTGGCACTATTTTAAAAACTGCCAGAAGCCAAGAGTTTAGGACCAAGGAAGGTCGAGAAAAAGCTTTTCAGAACATCAAGAAGAATGGCATTGATGGGTTGGTGGCCATTGGTGGAGACGGCACTTTTACAGGTCTTCACAAATTTTACGAAGAGTATCAGATTCCCTCTATTTGTATCCCTGGCACGATCGATAATGATTTGGCAGGAACCGATTACACCATTGGCTTTGATACAGCCACCAATACAGCGGTAGAAGCGATTGACAAAATCCGGGACACCGCCATTTCGCACAACCGTCTTTTTTTTATTGAAGTAATGGGGCGCAACTCTGGATACATCGCTATTAATTGTGGCATAGCAGGTGGTGCGGTGAGTACCATCATTCCGGAAGAGTCAATTACCATGGATGAATTGTTTGCTAAATTGGATGAAGGCGGCAAGACAAACAAAAAGTCGAGCTTAATTGTGGTGGCCGAAGGAAGTAAGATTGGTAGCGCGATGGAATTGGCTCACAAGTTTTCGGAGCGAAACAACTACTTCGATATCAAAGTAACGATACTCGGTCATTTGCAGCGAGGCGGAACCCCCACCTATTTTGATCGCGTACTTGCCAGCAAAATGGGTGTGGCCGCGGTAGAAGGCTTACTCAATGGCCAAAAAGATGTAATGGTTGGCATTCGCGATAATAAGATAGTGTACAATAGCTTCGAGACCATCATCAATCATCATCACGAAATTGATAACGAATCGCTTCGTATTTCTAAAATCCTTTCTATCTAA
- a CDS encoding UPF0236 family protein: MRNYLWNYGETLGERYSRRISVLFPLTDVKKNYTTLGQIEIDKRHAFSEGKNGFQISPVMQELMVYAGQLDCYGKSHEVIKQFLQVEVNAAQVYRVTDTYGAELGKTVNGARTPPPVKQQDTLYVEADGSMILTREEQWKEVKVGRIFNSSDCIKIDEKPGWIKRSQYIAHLGDHRSFIEQSDKLIESYGSLGERLVFICDGAPWIRNWIADTFPGALSILDYYHATQYLYPFSESCFKDRQKAQQWTEAQKKLLLNSEVDRVMDNIRELFPGHPQARKILGYYQANKDRMDYKKYLQIGCGLIGSGAIESAHRTVVQKRLKLSGQRWTKRGAQNMLNLRVTHMNGQWDKVVKLVQTEFKAAA, encoded by the coding sequence ATGAGAAACTATTTGTGGAACTATGGCGAGACCTTGGGCGAGAGGTACTCGAGAAGAATCTCGGTCCTGTTCCCCTTAACAGACGTAAAAAAAAACTACACGACTTTGGGGCAAATAGAAATTGACAAACGGCATGCCTTCAGTGAAGGCAAAAATGGTTTTCAAATCAGCCCTGTGATGCAAGAACTCATGGTGTATGCAGGCCAACTGGATTGTTACGGCAAGAGCCATGAGGTGATCAAGCAATTTCTACAAGTGGAGGTGAATGCCGCGCAAGTGTACCGGGTCACCGATACCTATGGGGCGGAACTTGGCAAAACAGTGAATGGGGCCAGGACACCCCCTCCCGTAAAACAACAAGACACCTTGTACGTAGAGGCGGATGGATCGATGATCCTGACACGGGAAGAGCAATGGAAAGAAGTAAAAGTAGGCCGGATATTTAATTCATCAGATTGTATCAAAATCGATGAAAAACCGGGTTGGATCAAGCGATCGCAGTATATAGCCCACTTGGGCGATCATCGCTCTTTCATCGAACAAAGCGATAAACTCATTGAATCCTATGGATCGCTGGGCGAGCGATTGGTGTTCATTTGCGATGGTGCACCATGGATCAGAAACTGGATAGCAGATACTTTTCCAGGTGCACTATCAATCTTGGATTATTATCATGCCACTCAATACCTGTACCCCTTTTCGGAATCATGTTTCAAGGACAGGCAAAAGGCACAACAGTGGACCGAGGCACAAAAAAAACTTCTGTTGAACAGTGAAGTGGATCGGGTAATGGATAACATCAGGGAATTATTTCCCGGCCATCCACAAGCCAGAAAAATTTTGGGCTACTATCAAGCCAATAAAGACAGAATGGACTATAAAAAATATTTACAAATAGGTTGCGGCCTTATTGGTTCAGGCGCCATTGAATCCGCTCATCGAACCGTGGTGCAAAAGCGACTTAAACTCTCCGGACAGCGCTGGACCAAGAGAGGAGCACAGAACATGCTCAACTTACGCGTAACGCACATGAATGGCCAATGGGACAAAGTAGTTAAACTCGTACAAACTGAATTTAAAGCCGCAGCTTAA
- a CDS encoding transporter substrate-binding domain-containing protein codes for MQTRFLTLISLLSIISLSAFGQLQGDTYAAAKQSKKASWTITYSDSPGLATLVNGKPDGICYDLMQEFAKYVKTKAGIDVTLTYAKVDDPANFTDFLSTVKQAKGGVFGLSNTTITSERKKSYNFSPPFLKNVSMIITNNSVAEITDIKDLSASFGSLKAVVVKGSTNEARVLDLKKKYLPNLVIESSSSFLKSIETVATEKNTFTSADFTYYLKALKARKPIKRHAIFDEAGEEFGIIMPLSNDWNPILTEFMKSGFIESSQYNKIITDHLGQSVLTFIKMIK; via the coding sequence ATGCAAACACGATTTCTAACATTGATCTCTCTTCTATCCATCATCAGCCTTAGTGCTTTTGGTCAATTGCAAGGAGATACTTATGCTGCCGCCAAACAATCTAAAAAGGCTTCGTGGACAATTACATATTCTGACTCGCCAGGCTTGGCTACGTTGGTAAATGGAAAACCTGATGGCATTTGCTATGATTTAATGCAGGAGTTTGCCAAGTATGTGAAAACCAAGGCGGGCATTGATGTTACTTTAACCTATGCAAAAGTGGATGATCCCGCGAATTTTACAGACTTCCTATCCACAGTGAAACAAGCCAAAGGAGGGGTTTTTGGATTGAGCAACACAACCATTACCTCCGAGCGTAAAAAGTCATACAATTTTAGCCCTCCCTTTCTAAAGAATGTATCGATGATCATCACCAACAACTCGGTGGCTGAAATTACGGATATCAAAGATTTATCTGCCTCTTTTGGTTCGTTAAAAGCGGTGGTAGTCAAAGGCTCGACTAACGAGGCGAGAGTACTTGATTTGAAAAAGAAATATTTGCCGAATTTGGTGATTGAGAGCTCTTCTTCATTTTTGAAGTCCATTGAAACAGTAGCCACTGAAAAGAACACTTTCACCTCTGCTGATTTTACATATTACTTGAAGGCACTTAAGGCCAGAAAGCCAATCAAGCGCCACGCAATTTTTGATGAGGCAGGGGAGGAGTTCGGCATCATCATGCCATTGAGCAACGACTGGAACCCGATTTTAACAGAGTTTATGAAATCAGGCTTTATAGAAAGTTCTCAGTATAACAAAATCATTACTGATCACTTAGGGCAAAGCGTGTTGACGTTTATCAAAATGATTAAATGA
- a CDS encoding phosphoribosylaminoimidazolesuccinocarboxamide synthase: MKAIKETHFHFPQQTGFYKGKVRDVYYFGEQMALVATDRISAFDVVLPKGIPDKGRILNQIAAYNLNATKDIVPNWVLSTPDPNVTIGFKCEPFAVEMVVRGYLAGHAWREYKSGKRKICGVPLPDGLKENDLLPAPIITPTTKAKVGHDEDISREEILSRGIVNEGDYKMLEDYTFKLYKKGTELAAARSLILVDTKYEFGKHNGKIYLIDEVHTPDSSRYFYKEGYEARQKSGEAQKQLSKEFVRQWLIENGFQGKDGQKVPEMTDEIVAGISHRYQELYQQMTGEKLASIDYSTIEKRIEQSIVKSLN; this comes from the coding sequence ATGAAGGCAATCAAAGAGACTCACTTTCACTTCCCTCAACAAACCGGATTTTACAAAGGCAAAGTACGTGACGTCTATTACTTTGGTGAACAGATGGCCCTGGTAGCGACCGATCGCATCTCCGCATTCGATGTGGTCTTGCCTAAGGGCATTCCAGACAAGGGTCGGATTCTAAACCAAATTGCTGCCTACAATCTCAATGCTACCAAAGACATCGTCCCTAACTGGGTTTTATCAACGCCTGACCCCAATGTGACGATCGGTTTTAAGTGCGAACCCTTTGCCGTAGAGATGGTGGTCCGTGGTTACTTGGCCGGTCACGCTTGGCGCGAATACAAATCAGGCAAACGCAAAATCTGTGGTGTGCCATTGCCGGATGGACTGAAAGAAAATGATCTACTCCCCGCTCCTATCATCACCCCTACCACAAAAGCAAAAGTAGGCCACGATGAAGACATATCGCGCGAAGAAATTTTGAGCCGAGGAATTGTAAATGAAGGCGACTACAAGATGTTAGAAGACTATACTTTTAAACTCTATAAAAAAGGAACAGAACTGGCAGCCGCCCGGAGTTTGATATTGGTAGATACCAAGTATGAATTTGGTAAACATAACGGCAAGATTTACTTGATTGACGAAGTTCACACACCTGATTCATCCCGCTATTTTTACAAAGAAGGCTACGAGGCGAGGCAAAAATCAGGTGAGGCGCAGAAACAACTTTCCAAAGAGTTTGTTCGACAATGGCTGATTGAAAATGGCTTTCAAGGAAAGGATGGGCAAAAAGTACCTGAGATGACCGATGAAATCGTTGCAGGGATTTCCCACCGATACCAGGAGCTTTATCAACAAATGACCGGTGAAAAGTTGGCTTCCATTGATTATTCGACCATCGAGAAACGAATTGAACAAAGTATCGTTAAATCGTTAAATTAG
- a CDS encoding ROK family protein, with translation MRELTVGIDIGGTNTKYGIVDRAGNVLLQGNIPTTQYEEFQDYFDGMANALREGMEKLPSDSKVVGIGVGAANGNYYTGTIERATNLKWKGVLPLAKMFREEFGVPCMLTNDANAAAVGEMIYGNAKNMKDFVVITLGTGLGSGFVCGGVLLNGHHGIAGEVGHTSVNPVGRYCNCGKRGCLETYVSATGIKRTVYKLLADHLEPSELREISFDNLNTKMITEASLRGDIVAQEAFEYTGRILGMKLAETVVHTDPEAIFLFGGLAQAGDLIFKPTIKHMEANLMPLFRGKIKVLPSAMQNQAAPILGASSLVWDHLDKKRLEMA, from the coding sequence ATGAGAGAGCTTACCGTTGGCATTGATATTGGTGGCACGAATACGAAATACGGTATTGTGGATCGAGCCGGAAATGTGTTGTTGCAAGGCAACATTCCCACTACCCAATACGAAGAGTTTCAAGACTATTTTGATGGCATGGCCAATGCGTTGCGCGAAGGCATGGAAAAGTTGCCGAGCGATTCAAAAGTGGTGGGCATTGGTGTTGGTGCCGCCAATGGGAATTATTACACAGGCACTATTGAACGGGCTACCAACTTAAAGTGGAAAGGTGTATTGCCATTGGCGAAAATGTTTAGAGAAGAGTTTGGTGTGCCGTGCATGCTCACCAACGATGCGAATGCTGCTGCCGTTGGTGAAATGATTTACGGCAATGCCAAAAACATGAAAGACTTTGTGGTGATTACGCTTGGTACCGGTTTAGGGAGTGGGTTTGTTTGTGGCGGGGTATTGTTAAATGGTCATCATGGTATTGCGGGTGAAGTTGGGCATACTTCGGTAAACCCGGTAGGTCGCTATTGCAATTGTGGAAAACGTGGCTGTTTGGAAACGTATGTAAGTGCCACCGGCATTAAGCGTACCGTTTATAAATTACTGGCCGATCATTTAGAGCCGAGTGAATTGCGCGAAATCAGTTTTGATAATCTGAATACCAAAATGATTACGGAGGCTTCCCTGCGTGGCGACATCGTGGCGCAAGAAGCTTTTGAATATACAGGTCGAATTTTAGGAATGAAACTGGCCGAGACTGTTGTTCATACCGACCCGGAGGCGATCTTTTTATTCGGGGGGTTGGCGCAGGCGGGTGATTTAATTTTCAAACCCACCATCAAGCACATGGAGGCCAATCTGATGCCTCTTTTCCGAGGAAAAATAAAAGTCCTGCCATCGGCCATGCAAAACCAAGCGGCACCCATTTTAGGAGCGAGCAGTTTGGTGTGGGATCATTTGGACAAGAAGCGGTTGGAGATGGCCTGA